A segment of the Sphingomicrobium flavum genome:
CGGCGCTGCGCCAGGCCGCCAAGAGCCGGGCAAAGCTGCCCGCCAGCAAGGGCGCAAAGGCCTGCGGCGCCATGAGGCTATCGAGATGCGCGGTCGCGCGCCCTTCAATCTCGGGCGCGCCGGCCAGGTTAACGCCGAAGCCGACGACGATGCGGTCGCCCGCGCGTTCGAGCAGGATGCCGGCGAGCTTGCCGCCATCCAGCATTAAATCGTTGGGCCATTTGAGCTGGATCGACGCGTCGGGCGCAGCGGTTTCCACCGCATCGGCAAGCGCCAGCCCCGCGACCAATGACAGGGTGGCCGGGCTCGGGTCATATTCGGTCAGCTTGACCAGGGTCGAGCCGAGGAAATTGCCGTCGATCGTCTGCCAGTCGCGCCCCTGCCGGCCCTTCCCGGCCTGCTGGATGCGCGCGATCAGCCAGTCGCCCTCCACCGCTTCCGGATCGGCCAGCAGGTCGGAATTGGTCGACCCGGTTATCTCGACAAGCCGGATTTTACTCAGAACAGCGCCTCGGCGGCCTTGGCGGACGCGCTGCCGATGGGGCCGATCAGGAGGTAGCCGAGCGGCGAAACGATGAGGGCGAAGATGGCGATGAAGCCGGTTTCGAGCGCGCTCGGCCGCACGGTCACTTCCTCGTCGCATTCGTCAAAATACATCACCTTGATGATCTTGAGATAATAGAAGGCGCCGACGACGGTGCCGAGGATCCCCGCCACCGCCACCGCGAACAGGCCCTGTTCAACCGCGGCGTTGAACACCATCAGTTTTGGCCAAAATCCGAACAGCGGCGGAATGCCGGCGAGGCTGAACATGAAGACGGCCAAAGCGGCAGCCATGCCGGGTCGCGTCTTGGACAGCCCCGCCAGGCGCGAAATTTCTTCTACCGGCTCGCCATCCTTGCCCTTGAGGTTCAGCACCACCAGGAACGCGCCGAGCGTCATGACGACATAGATTGCCATGTAGAAGAGCACCGCGGCCACGCCCTGCGGTCCGCCCGCGGCCAGACCGATCAGTACGAAGCCGACATTGTTGATCGAGCTGTAGGCGAGCAGGCGCTTGATATTGGTCTGCCCCCAGGCCGCGATGGCGCCCAGGAAGATGGAAGCCAAGGCTGCGAAGATCACGATCTGGCGCCAGGCATCAATCGCCGGGCCGAGCGCTTCGATGCACACGCGGGTGGCGAGCAGCATCGCGGCAACCTTGGGCGCCGAAGCGAAGAAGGTCGTGACCGGCGTCGGTGCGCCTTCATAGACATCGGGCGTCCACATATGGAACGGCACGGCGCTGACCTTGAAGGCGAGACCCGCCATGATGAAGACCAAGCCGAAGAGTAGCCCGATGCCCATTTCCTCACGGCCCAAAGCGGCGGCGATGGCATCGAAGCTGGTCGAACCGGTAAAGCCATAGAGCAGCGAAATGCCGTAAAGCAGGATGCCGCTGGCCAGCGCGCCGAGCACGAAATATTTGAGCCCTGCCTCTGCCGAGCGCGCATCTGTGCGACGGTAGGAGGCAAGGATGTAGGCGGCGAGGCTGTTGAGCTCGAGGCCGACATAAAGGGTGATCATGTTGGTGGCGGAAACCATCACGCTCATGCCCACCGTCGCCAGCAGGATGAGGATCGGATATTCCGGCCCATGTTCGTCATCATGTGCGAACCAGCGGTCCGCCGCGATGATCGCGACTGCGCCAGCGAGGTAGATCAGCACCTTGCCATAGACAGCGAAGGGATCGGCCGACAGCAGCCCGCCGAACAGCGGGCCTGCCGAGGAGGGCTCGGTGCCGACCAGCGCGGCAATCGCGGCAGCCAGCAGCAAGGCGACCGTTCCCCAGGTGGTGATCTTGACCGCGCGCTGCCCCATGGTGGAGGCGGTCAGCATCAGGATCGGCTCACCGATGATGAGGATCAGTTCGGGCAGGATGGCGGCGAAATTCCATTCGTAGCTCATTCGCCTGCTCCTTCCGCAGCGACACTGGCGGCTTCAAGCGGGGCATCGAAGCTGGGCGCGGAGGGCTCAAGTCGTTCGAGCAGATAGCCGACATCGTTGCGCATCACTTCGAGGAAACTTTCCGGATAAATGCCCATCCACAGGACTGCGAGGGCGATGGGAACAAGCAGCCAGGCCTCGCGCATGTCGAGATCGGGCATGGCGGCGGCATCGGCATTGACCTGCGTGCCGTAGCAGACGCGCCAGTAGAGGTAGAGCATGTAGGCGGCGCCAAGGATGATGCCCGTGGTGGCGACGATCGCGGCCCAGCTCGACATTTCATAGGTGCCGACCAGCGCCAGGAATTCCCCGACAAAGCCCGATGTGCCCGGCAAACCGATCGAGGCCATGGTGAAGAAGAGGAACAGCAGCGAATAGGCCGGCATATTGTCGGCAAGGCCGCCATAGCGGGCGATCTTGCGGGTGTGGAGGCGGTCGTAAATGACGCCGACGCACAGGAAGAGCGCGCCCGAGACGAGGCCGTGGCTGAGCATCACGACCAGCGCGCCTTCGATCCCCTGCCGGTTGAAGGCGAACAGGCCGAAGGTGACAAACGCCATATGCGCGACCGATGAATAAGCGATCAGCTTCTTCATGTCCTTCTGAACCAGCGCGACGAGGCTGGTGTAGACGACAGCAATGCCGCTCAGGATGAAGACCAGCGGCACGAAATCGGCGCTGGCATCGGGAAACATGGGCAGGCTGAAGCGCACAAAGCCATAGCCGCCCATCTTCAGGAGCACGCCGGCCAGGATGACCGAGCCTGCGGTGGGTGCCTGGACGTGCGCATCGGGCAACCATGTATGGACCGGCCACATCGGCATCTTGACCGCGAAGCTGGCGAAGAAGGCCAGCCACAGCCACCATTGGACATTAGACGGGAAATCGGTCGCCATCAGCTCGGGGATCGAGGTCGTGCCCGCGGTGATCACCATGTAGAGCATGGCGATCAGCATCAGCACCGATCCGGCCAACGTGTAGAGGAAGAACTTGTACGCCGCCTTGATGCGGTCCGCGCCGCCCCAGATGCCGATGATGAGATACATCGGGATCAGACCGCCTTCGAAGAAGATGTAGAACAGGATGATGTCCTGCGCCGCAAAGACGCCAATCATCAGCGCCTCCATCAGAAGGAAGGCACCCATATATTCAGGCACGCGCTTGTCGATTGCGCGCCAGCTGGCCCCAATACAGATCGGCATCAGGAAGGTCGACAGCACGATCAGCAGCAGCGCGATGCCATCGATCCCCAGCGCCCAAGCGGGCGTAATGCCCCCGCCGCCAAGTGAGAGATATTCGGTATATTGCCAGCGCGCGCCGTCAGGATCGAAACCCAGCCACAGATAGATGCCCATGACGAAGAGCAGCAGCGTGGTGACGAGCGCGGTCCAGCGCGCGCCATTGGCGCTCTGGAACAGCACTACGATTCCCGCGATGAGCGGGATCAGGATCATGATCGAGAGAATGGGAAGCTCCATCATTTGGCCCACCACAGGGCCCAGCTGACCGCGCCGATCAGGCCGAGCAGCATCACCAGCGCATAGCTGTAGAGATAACCTGACTGCAGGCGGGTGGTGAGCGCATTGCCCCAGCCCACCGCTGTCGCCGCGCCATGCGGGCCGAAGCGGTCGATCGTCTGCTCATCACCGCGCTTCCAGAAGAGGCGGCCGAGCCACATGGACGGCTTGACGAAGATGGCATTGTACAGCTCGTCAAAATACCATTTGTGCATCAGGAAGCGGTGGATCGGTTCGAACATCGCCACGAAGCGCGCCGGAAGCGCCGGATTGCGGATATAATTGTTCCAGGCGATGGCCAGGCCGATCAGCATCACCACCGCGGGCGACAGTTTCACCCAGAGCGGGACATGGTGCGCGGCTTCGACCAGCTCGGCATTATGCACGAGGCTGCCGGCCCAGAAGGCGGCGCCTTCTTCCGTGCCGAAGAAGGGATAATAGAAAGCGAAACCGGCAAAGACTGCGCCCAGCGACAGCACGCCCAGCGGCACCAGCATGGTCCAGGGGCTTTCATGCGGGTGATAGCCACCCGTGCCTTCGGCCGGGGCCTTGTGATGGTCATTGGCGCTGTCCGTGTCAGCGTCGACTTCCTCTTCCATATGCTCGTGATGGTCATGCAGCGCATGCTGGATATGCTCGGAAGAGGCCCAGCGCGCCTTGCCGTAGAAGGTGAGGAAGATGAGGCGCCAGCTATAGAAGCTGGTCAGGAGCGCCGCGAAGATGCCGACCGCGAAGGCGAAGCCCGCCGAGGGGTTGGCCGCGCCCATGGTGGCGGCAGCATAAGCGCTCTCGATGATGGCGTCCTTGGAATAGAAGCCCGCAAAGCCGAATATGCCGATGATGCCAACGCCGGTAATCGCCAGCGTGCCGATCATCATCGCCCAATAGGTAAGCGGGATTTCCTTACGCAGCGCGCCATAGTGCCGCATGTCCTGTTCATGGTGCATGGCATGGATGACCGAGCCCGCACCCAGGAACAGCAGCGCCTTGAAGAAAGCGTGCGTGAAGAGGTGGAACATGGCCGCGCCATAAGCGCCGACGCCCGCGGCGAAGAACATGTAGCCCAGCTGCGAACAGGTCGAATAAGCGATCACGCGCTTGATATCATTCTGCACCGTGCCGACCGTAGCAGCGAACAGGGCCGTGGCCGCGCCGACATAGGTGACGACTTCCATCGCGCCGGGCGCCGCTTCGAACATGGGCGAAAGGCGGCAGACCATGAAGACGCCGGCGGTGACCATGGTGGCGGCGTGGATCAGCGCCGACACCGGGGTCGGGCCTTCCATCGCGTCGGGCAGCCAGGTGTGCAGGCCAAGCTGCGCCGACTTGCCCATCGCGCCGACGAACAGCAGCAGGCAGAGCAAGGTCAGCGTATCGACCTGCATCCCGGCAAAACCGATGGTGGTGCCGACTGCGCCGGGCGCAGCATCGAGGATTTCCGGGATCGACACGGTGCCGAACACCAGGAAGGTGCCGAAAATGCCGAGCGAAA
Coding sequences within it:
- a CDS encoding NADH-quinone oxidoreductase subunit M, which codes for MMELPILSIMILIPLIAGIVVLFQSANGARWTALVTTLLLFVMGIYLWLGFDPDGARWQYTEYLSLGGGGITPAWALGIDGIALLLIVLSTFLMPICIGASWRAIDKRVPEYMGAFLLMEALMIGVFAAQDIILFYIFFEGGLIPMYLIIGIWGGADRIKAAYKFFLYTLAGSVLMLIAMLYMVITAGTTSIPELMATDFPSNVQWWLWLAFFASFAVKMPMWPVHTWLPDAHVQAPTAGSVILAGVLLKMGGYGFVRFSLPMFPDASADFVPLVFILSGIAVVYTSLVALVQKDMKKLIAYSSVAHMAFVTFGLFAFNRQGIEGALVVMLSHGLVSGALFLCVGVIYDRLHTRKIARYGGLADNMPAYSLLFLFFTMASIGLPGTSGFVGEFLALVGTYEMSSWAAIVATTGIILGAAYMLYLYWRVCYGTQVNADAAAMPDLDMREAWLLVPIALAVLWMGIYPESFLEVMRNDVGYLLERLEPSAPSFDAPLEAASVAAEGAGE
- a CDS encoding biotin--[acetyl-CoA-carboxylase] ligase is translated as MSKIRLVEITGSTNSDLLADPEAVEGDWLIARIQQAGKGRQGRDWQTIDGNFLGSTLVKLTEYDPSPATLSLVAGLALADAVETAAPDASIQLKWPNDLMLDGGKLAGILLERAGDRIVVGFGVNLAGAPEIEGRATAHLDSLMAPQAFAPLLAGSFARLLAAWRSADPASLAMAWMQRAHKVGTPLSVHGGDGEKVEGRFAGLEEDGALRLEKADGDIAIIRAGDVTLASPAAEE
- the nuoN gene encoding NADH-quinone oxidoreductase subunit NuoN, producing the protein MSYEWNFAAILPELILIIGEPILMLTASTMGQRAVKITTWGTVALLLAAAIAALVGTEPSSAGPLFGGLLSADPFAVYGKVLIYLAGAVAIIAADRWFAHDDEHGPEYPILILLATVGMSVMVSATNMITLYVGLELNSLAAYILASYRRTDARSAEAGLKYFVLGALASGILLYGISLLYGFTGSTSFDAIAAALGREEMGIGLLFGLVFIMAGLAFKVSAVPFHMWTPDVYEGAPTPVTTFFASAPKVAAMLLATRVCIEALGPAIDAWRQIVIFAALASIFLGAIAAWGQTNIKRLLAYSSINNVGFVLIGLAAGGPQGVAAVLFYMAIYVVMTLGAFLVVLNLKGKDGEPVEEISRLAGLSKTRPGMAAALAVFMFSLAGIPPLFGFWPKLMVFNAAVEQGLFAVAVAGILGTVVGAFYYLKIIKVMYFDECDEEVTVRPSALETGFIAIFALIVSPLGYLLIGPIGSASAKAAEALF
- the nuoL gene encoding NADH-quinone oxidoreductase subunit L, whose translation is MQTSIILIVFLPLLAAIVAGLGGRMIGKFAAKLVTTGALFTSAILSWPIFIGFLAGDYQATVVPVLDWIRSGDLVVDWALRVDTLTAVMLVVVTTVSSLVHLYSWGYMEEDPSQPRFFAYLSLFTFAMLMLVTADSLVQMFFGWEGVGLASYLLIGFWYHKPSANAAAIKAFVVNRVGDFGFSLGIFGTFLVFGTVSIPEILDAAPGAVGTTIGFAGMQVDTLTLLCLLLFVGAMGKSAQLGLHTWLPDAMEGPTPVSALIHAATMVTAGVFMVCRLSPMFEAAPGAMEVVTYVGAATALFAATVGTVQNDIKRVIAYSTCSQLGYMFFAAGVGAYGAAMFHLFTHAFFKALLFLGAGSVIHAMHHEQDMRHYGALRKEIPLTYWAMMIGTLAITGVGIIGIFGFAGFYSKDAIIESAYAAATMGAANPSAGFAFAVGIFAALLTSFYSWRLIFLTFYGKARWASSEHIQHALHDHHEHMEEEVDADTDSANDHHKAPAEGTGGYHPHESPWTMLVPLGVLSLGAVFAGFAFYYPFFGTEEGAAFWAGSLVHNAELVEAAHHVPLWVKLSPAVVMLIGLAIAWNNYIRNPALPARFVAMFEPIHRFLMHKWYFDELYNAIFVKPSMWLGRLFWKRGDEQTIDRFGPHGAATAVGWGNALTTRLQSGYLYSYALVMLLGLIGAVSWALWWAK